In Arthrobacter citreus, a single genomic region encodes these proteins:
- a CDS encoding M20 family metallo-hydrolase, with amino-acid sequence MDRKERYLTLFNKISQYNTGEKGITRLAYSNMEQTCTHAFIRMCKAEKLDIQMDQCGNVIARREGRVKGLPPVVMGSHLDSVYEGGKYDGVVGVIAALEVIARLNEKHIVTDHPIEIISFACEESSRFGVSTVGSKAMAGIIEKEKYRHLEDRNGITMEKAFAHCALDFNSIDEASRADEEFKAFFELHVEQGPILKNNHKKIGIVTGIAAPIRLLVKINGKASHSGTTPMNMRKDALLGASEIALELEKVAIHEQEHGTVATVGVLDIHSSAMNVVPGEVLMKIDIRSSSVQSRKFVLDYLLKTIEKIEKNRKLEIESKIISTEEPVLLSPKLIDGLQAICVEKELPFEVMQSGAGHDAMNMTKLAPVGLIFVPSEDGLSHHPDEFTDIDDILIGVDVLEEAVLHYSKADIFVSN; translated from the coding sequence ATGGATCGTAAAGAAAGATACTTAACACTTTTTAATAAAATTAGTCAATATAATACTGGGGAAAAAGGAATTACAAGACTAGCGTATTCGAATATGGAACAAACTTGTACACATGCATTTATCCGTATGTGTAAAGCAGAAAAATTAGATATCCAAATGGATCAATGTGGAAATGTGATAGCAAGAAGAGAAGGCAGAGTAAAAGGGCTCCCTCCTGTTGTAATGGGATCTCATTTGGATTCAGTGTACGAGGGTGGGAAATATGATGGAGTAGTTGGCGTCATTGCGGCACTCGAAGTTATTGCGCGTTTAAATGAAAAGCATATTGTGACTGACCACCCAATTGAAATTATCTCATTTGCTTGTGAGGAATCTTCTCGCTTTGGGGTATCAACTGTTGGGAGTAAAGCGATGGCCGGGATCATTGAAAAAGAGAAGTACCGTCATTTAGAAGATCGTAATGGCATCACAATGGAGAAAGCATTTGCTCACTGTGCTCTTGATTTCAATAGTATTGATGAAGCTAGTAGAGCAGATGAGGAATTTAAAGCGTTTTTTGAACTTCATGTTGAGCAAGGTCCAATATTGAAAAATAATCATAAAAAAATTGGAATTGTTACTGGAATTGCAGCACCTATTAGACTTCTAGTTAAAATAAACGGAAAAGCGTCTCATTCTGGAACCACCCCAATGAATATGAGAAAAGATGCACTTCTTGGAGCTTCCGAGATCGCTTTAGAGCTTGAAAAAGTTGCAATACATGAACAAGAACATGGCACTGTCGCGACAGTTGGTGTATTGGATATCCATTCTAGTGCGATGAACGTAGTTCCAGGAGAAGTGCTGATGAAAATAGACATTCGATCTTCTTCAGTACAATCAAGAAAGTTTGTTTTGGATTATCTATTAAAAACGATCGAAAAGATTGAAAAAAATAGAAAGCTAGAAATAGAAAGTAAAATCATCAGTACAGAAGAACCTGTATTGCTTTCACCTAAACTGATTGATGGGTTACAAGCTATTTGCGTTGAAAAAGAACTTCCTTTTGAAGTGATGCAAAGCGGTGCAGGACATGATGCAATGAATATGACAAAGCTTGCTCCTGTAGGTCTCATTTTTGTTCCATCTGAGGATGGTCTTAGCCATCATCCAGATGAGTTCACGGATATTGATGATATTTTAATTGGAGTAGATGTTTTAGAAGAAGCAGTTCTACACTATTCAAAAGCAGATATATTTGTATCAAATTAA
- the fdrA gene encoding acyl-CoA synthetase FdrA translates to MTVQVVVKPNTFFDSVSLMSLSTKANQIEGIEQAIIAMGTEMNKGVIKNVGLNTPEIEEAKNSDLIIAVKAETDELIENAFVEIDELLTKKNNSKSKSEIIYSTITSAATSIPEANLAVISVNGAFAAREARKALENDLHVMLFSDNVSVEEEVELKKLAHEKGLLMMGPDCGTAIISNVGLAFANGVRKGNIGIVGASGTGSQEVSVRIHDFGGGITQLIGTGGRDLSEEVGGIMMLDAIKALDDDEATKVIVLVSKPPAPSVEEKVLAQIKQCKKPVVVWFIGGDEAKVVQAGGYFAKMSKEAALKAVLLAGADESKINKRALNIPLIEEVRAKLTPEQKYIRGLFCGGTLCDEAMYAALDKFDNVYSNIQKNPNYLLKDINVSQEHTFIDLGDDDFTQGKPHPMIDPSTRIARFLQEAKDPSVGVIVMDFVLGYGSHEDPVGVMLPAIIEAKELAEKEGRHLEIIGYVLGTDLDPQNFEDQVNKLLAVGVTHASSSTNAGLLAREFVVKGE, encoded by the coding sequence ATGACTGTACAAGTTGTGGTAAAGCCAAATACATTTTTTGATTCAGTTTCTTTAATGTCTTTATCAACGAAAGCGAACCAAATTGAAGGCATAGAACAAGCGATCATTGCAATGGGTACTGAAATGAATAAAGGAGTAATTAAAAATGTAGGTTTGAACACTCCTGAGATTGAAGAAGCAAAAAACAGTGATTTGATTATTGCTGTTAAAGCAGAAACTGATGAACTTATTGAAAACGCTTTCGTAGAAATTGATGAATTATTAACTAAAAAGAATAACTCTAAAAGTAAAAGCGAGATTATTTATTCAACGATTACTTCAGCTGCTACGAGTATACCCGAAGCAAATCTAGCAGTTATTTCGGTTAATGGTGCATTTGCTGCAAGAGAAGCAAGAAAAGCACTTGAAAATGATCTTCATGTCATGCTATTTAGCGATAATGTAAGCGTTGAAGAAGAAGTCGAATTGAAAAAGCTTGCTCATGAAAAAGGATTATTAATGATGGGTCCAGATTGTGGAACAGCGATTATTAGTAACGTTGGGTTAGCATTCGCTAATGGAGTAAGAAAAGGAAACATCGGAATCGTCGGTGCATCTGGAACTGGTAGTCAAGAGGTTAGTGTTCGTATCCATGATTTCGGTGGTGGAATAACTCAGTTAATCGGAACTGGTGGCCGTGATTTAAGTGAAGAAGTTGGCGGAATTATGATGTTAGATGCGATTAAAGCGTTAGATGATGATGAGGCTACTAAAGTAATTGTTCTTGTTTCTAAGCCACCTGCACCAAGTGTAGAAGAGAAAGTGTTAGCCCAAATTAAACAATGCAAAAAACCAGTTGTCGTTTGGTTCATTGGTGGAGATGAAGCGAAGGTAGTTCAGGCTGGAGGATATTTTGCAAAAATGTCAAAAGAAGCTGCGCTTAAGGCAGTTCTATTAGCAGGAGCTGATGAAAGCAAAATTAATAAACGTGCTTTAAATATTCCTCTAATCGAAGAAGTTCGTGCTAAATTAACACCGGAACAAAAATATATTCGTGGACTATTTTGTGGCGGTACATTATGTGACGAAGCGATGTATGCAGCACTTGATAAGTTTGACAATGTTTATAGTAACATCCAGAAAAATCCTAATTACCTTTTAAAAGACATTAATGTTAGTCAGGAGCATACTTTCATTGACTTAGGTGATGATGACTTTACACAAGGAAAACCTCATCCAATGATTGATCCATCTACACGAATCGCTAGATTTTTACAAGAAGCGAAGGATCCATCAGTTGGTGTGATCGTTATGGACTTTGTTTTAGGCTATGGTTCACACGAAGATCCAGTTGGTGTAATGCTTCCAGCTATTATCGAAGCGAAGGAATTGGCTGAAAAAGAAGGCCGTCACTTAGAGATTATTGGATATGTTCTTGGTACAGACTTAGACCCTCAAAACTTTGAAGATCAAGTGAACAAATTATTAGCTGTAGGTGTTACACATGCTAGCAGTAGTACGAACGCAGGACTATTAGCTAGAGAATTCGTAGTGAAAGGAGAATAG
- a CDS encoding nucleoside deaminase — MDYMKMAAEETIKGMNNKVGGPFGATIVRGDEIIAVVSNTMMRDTDLSAHAEMVAIREACKKLETMDLSDCEIYATCEPCPMCVAAIIWAGIKKVYYCNTSEDADVHGFSDLHLRKYLTGEDKSVLDLIKVDKREDCDNLFDHFHKLNK; from the coding sequence ATGGATTACATGAAAATGGCAGCAGAAGAAACAATCAAAGGAATGAATAATAAAGTTGGGGGACCATTTGGTGCAACAATCGTTAGAGGCGATGAAATTATCGCAGTTGTAAGCAACACGATGATGAGAGATACTGACCTATCTGCACATGCAGAAATGGTTGCAATCAGAGAAGCTTGCAAGAAGTTAGAAACAATGGATTTATCTGATTGTGAAATTTATGCAACTTGTGAGCCATGTCCAATGTGTGTAGCTGCAATTATTTGGGCTGGGATTAAGAAAGTTTACTATTGCAATACTTCAGAAGACGCTGATGTTCACGGGTTCTCTGATCTACATCTTCGAAAATATTTAACAGGAGAAGATAAAAGTGTTCTTGATCTGATTAAAGTGGACAAAAGAGAAGATTGTGATAACTTATTTGACCATTTTCACAAACTAAATAAATAA
- a CDS encoding tetratricopeptide repeat protein, with amino-acid sequence MENQSLNSELILASERGDLPTVELLLSKGASVEYKDADGRTALMAATQKNQIAIVKSLLEAGSDVNTRDITQLTPFICSGANGFHEILSMMLKYGADLNSVNRFGGTALLPSSEKGYLKTVQICLEAGVPVNHANKLGWSALLEAVILGNGGRLYSDVIELLVDTGADVNLADRDGKSSLQHAIELNQHKVVKILNKEYVEQNESIKKAKVLANENRYEEAISEINSALELDSKNLDLIYYKGHFLQELKRYEEALEQYNHALAVDPTNLDFYFYTANCLRLMNRPDEALGEYDKAVLLAPNETFYLYHKSNYLRELGRHKEAVHAMENLLALQPKRYDFSFHKANSLRSLERHEEAVEAIENAIENDPTNSLYQMHKEQSLNLLSINEFRQLGGK; translated from the coding sequence ATGGAAAATCAATCCTTAAATTCAGAATTAATTCTCGCAAGTGAACGAGGAGATTTACCAACAGTAGAACTGCTTTTATCAAAAGGAGCAAGTGTTGAGTATAAAGATGCTGATGGTCGTACAGCTTTAATGGCGGCTACTCAAAAAAATCAAATTGCAATTGTAAAAAGTTTATTAGAAGCTGGCAGTGATGTTAACACAAGAGACATTACCCAATTAACTCCGTTTATCTGTTCGGGAGCAAATGGATTTCATGAAATATTAAGCATGATGTTAAAGTATGGGGCTGATTTAAATAGCGTGAATCGATTTGGTGGAACAGCTTTATTACCATCTAGTGAAAAAGGCTATTTAAAGACTGTACAAATTTGTTTAGAGGCCGGAGTTCCTGTTAATCATGCCAATAAGTTAGGCTGGTCGGCTTTACTTGAGGCAGTTATTTTGGGAAATGGAGGCCGGTTATACTCTGATGTAATTGAACTACTTGTTGATACGGGTGCGGATGTAAACTTGGCAGACCGTGATGGAAAATCTTCTTTGCAACATGCAATTGAACTGAATCAGCATAAGGTTGTAAAAATACTTAATAAAGAGTATGTGGAACAAAATGAATCTATTAAAAAAGCAAAAGTACTTGCTAATGAAAATCGATACGAAGAAGCCATTTCTGAGATAAATAGCGCTCTTGAATTAGACAGTAAAAACTTAGATTTAATCTACTACAAAGGGCATTTTTTACAAGAATTAAAAAGATATGAAGAAGCTCTTGAGCAATACAATCATGCGCTAGCTGTTGATCCTACAAATCTTGATTTTTATTTTTACACTGCCAATTGCTTAAGATTAATGAATAGACCAGATGAAGCACTAGGTGAATATGATAAAGCTGTCTTACTTGCTCCTAATGAAACTTTCTATCTATACCATAAATCAAATTATTTAAGAGAACTTGGAAGACATAAGGAAGCTGTACATGCCATGGAAAATCTTCTAGCTCTTCAGCCAAAAAGATATGATTTTTCGTTTCATAAAGCGAATAGTCTTAGATCGCTAGAAAGACATGAAGAAGCTGTAGAAGCAATTGAAAATGCTATTGAAAATGATCCAACTAATTCGTTATATCAGATGCATAAAGAGCAATCTCTAAATTTGTTAAGTATTAACGAGTTTAGACAACTAGGAGGTAAATAA
- a CDS encoding allantoin transporter, producing MEEAKLAASDHEIYQSYGYSEELLPKMPNQRDWGMSNYVTVWMGAVHNIMSYMTVAGFFVLGLNTKQVILAVMLSASIVAAFYCLNGYAASKYGLPFAMLLRDTFGVKGAIIPALCRGLIAGLVFFGTTTVVGAESLNVIFARFFPNYMTLGGDFNLLGLTVPTMISYVILWTVTVLLFLGGMNVLNKFGSWSSPIVYVFIIGAAVWAINMAGGFGPIFDYVPKNPTSSPLVFIACVSALVSNWAGPIVNISDFTNRAKRPKDAIIGLPLGFILSYILFAITCVALIAGTEIAFGEPIFNIVHAIDKIENTFSVLVLILALNVGATAFCVFANLLPSGLQMTALFPKVFTVKSAGILTAIIGTLILPWKLVESPTTLFYFYSFIGSIFGPIAGIMLSSFYIHRKRQINLDHIYVPKGSNGEYKNGYNPIAMIVLVISFILPMSGAFLKSVPFLVKMNEFAFFSGLIVSFILYTIFGRISKAN from the coding sequence ATGGAAGAAGCTAAATTAGCAGCCAGTGACCATGAGATCTATCAATCTTATGGGTACTCGGAAGAACTGTTACCTAAAATGCCTAATCAAAGAGATTGGGGAATGTCCAACTATGTTACCGTTTGGATGGGTGCGGTTCATAATATTATGTCTTATATGACAGTAGCAGGTTTTTTTGTCCTCGGTTTAAACACCAAGCAAGTTATTTTAGCAGTTATGCTTTCAGCTAGTATTGTCGCAGCGTTTTATTGCCTTAATGGTTATGCTGCTTCAAAATATGGCTTGCCATTTGCGATGTTACTCCGTGATACGTTTGGAGTAAAAGGAGCTATTATCCCAGCATTATGTCGTGGTCTAATAGCTGGTTTAGTATTTTTTGGTACCACAACCGTGGTCGGAGCGGAATCTTTAAATGTCATTTTTGCAAGATTTTTTCCAAATTATATGACGCTAGGTGGTGACTTTAATCTACTTGGATTAACAGTCCCAACGATGATTTCATACGTAATACTTTGGACAGTAACTGTTTTACTTTTCTTAGGTGGAATGAATGTTCTTAACAAATTTGGTAGCTGGTCTTCACCTATTGTCTACGTCTTTATCATTGGTGCAGCTGTTTGGGCGATTAATATGGCTGGAGGTTTTGGGCCAATTTTTGATTATGTTCCAAAGAACCCAACAAGTAGCCCACTAGTGTTTATTGCCTGTGTGAGTGCTTTAGTATCTAACTGGGCAGGTCCAATCGTGAATATTTCGGATTTTACGAATCGAGCTAAACGTCCAAAGGATGCCATAATTGGATTACCATTAGGGTTTATCTTATCTTATATCCTTTTTGCCATTACTTGTGTTGCATTAATTGCAGGTACTGAAATAGCTTTCGGTGAACCAATCTTTAATATTGTTCATGCGATCGATAAAATCGAAAATACATTCTCAGTTCTTGTTTTAATACTTGCATTAAACGTTGGTGCTACAGCGTTTTGTGTATTTGCTAACCTATTACCATCAGGATTACAAATGACTGCTCTTTTCCCAAAGGTGTTTACAGTAAAATCAGCAGGAATTTTAACAGCAATTATTGGAACGCTAATTCTACCATGGAAGCTTGTAGAAAGCCCAACGACGTTATTTTACTTCTATAGCTTTATTGGTTCAATTTTCGGACCAATCGCAGGTATTATGCTTTCAAGCTTTTATATTCACCGCAAAAGACAGATAAATCTGGATCATATTTATGTTCCAAAGGGCAGTAATGGAGAGTATAAGAACGGCTATAATCCAATTGCTATGATTGTTTTGGTCATCAGCTTTATACTTCCGATGTCGGGTGCTTTCCTTAAGAGTGTGCCGTTTTTAGTGAAAATGAATGAATTTGCCTTCTTTAGTGGATTAATCGTTTCGTTTATTTTATACACCATTTTCGGAAGAATAAGCAAAGCGAATTAG
- a CDS encoding DUF1116 domain-containing protein yields MNKINELFNSKISAINVGIEFFKDDILKQNASATHLEWTPPGGGNPELIAALDKLEDPSVMEKIEAANKLAVERIINSQPVLIGFDQAINCVPGMTKHTILHSGPPITWEKMSGPMKGAVTGAIVYEGLANSLEEAYEVAASGAITFSPCHEHNCVGSMAGVTSASMFMHIVENKTYGNIAYTNLSEQMAKILRMGANDQSVVDRLIWMRDVFAPILRDAMKLNKNGIDLRLMLAQALHMGDECHNRNNAGTALLIQALTPFILETDFTTEQKREVFDFVASSDYFSGPTWMALCKCALDAAHGIKNSTIVTTMARNGVEFGIRVSGMAGNTWFTGPAQKVVGPMFAGYKPEDSGLDIGDSAITETYGIGGFAMATAPAIVALVGGTVDEAIGFSTKMKEITTDENPNVTIPLLDFMGISTGIDVRKVIQTGIMPVINTAIAHKEAGIGMIGAGITYPPVEAFEKALLTLSENILS; encoded by the coding sequence ATGAATAAAATTAACGAACTTTTTAATAGTAAAATTTCTGCTATTAACGTGGGGATTGAATTTTTTAAAGATGATATTTTAAAGCAAAATGCAAGTGCAACTCATTTAGAATGGACGCCACCAGGTGGAGGAAATCCTGAATTAATTGCAGCTCTAGATAAGTTAGAAGATCCAAGCGTAATGGAAAAAATTGAAGCAGCAAATAAATTAGCTGTAGAACGAATTATTAATTCTCAACCAGTACTAATTGGCTTCGACCAAGCAATCAATTGCGTGCCAGGTATGACTAAACATACAATCCTTCACTCAGGTCCACCGATTACATGGGAAAAAATGAGCGGCCCAATGAAAGGTGCGGTTACAGGAGCAATTGTGTATGAAGGCTTAGCAAATAGTTTAGAGGAAGCTTATGAGGTTGCGGCTTCTGGAGCAATTACTTTCTCACCATGTCATGAACACAATTGTGTAGGTTCTATGGCTGGGGTAACTTCAGCTTCTATGTTCATGCACATTGTTGAGAATAAAACTTACGGCAATATTGCTTATACAAACTTAAGTGAACAGATGGCAAAAATTCTTAGAATGGGTGCAAATGATCAAAGTGTTGTTGATCGTTTAATCTGGATGCGTGATGTATTTGCTCCTATTTTAAGAGATGCGATGAAATTAAATAAGAATGGAATTGATTTACGTTTAATGCTTGCACAAGCTCTTCACATGGGTGATGAGTGTCACAATCGAAACAATGCAGGTACAGCTCTGTTAATTCAAGCATTAACTCCATTTATTTTGGAAACAGATTTTACAACTGAACAAAAGCGTGAAGTATTTGATTTCGTAGCTAGCAGTGATTATTTCTCTGGTCCAACATGGATGGCGCTTTGTAAATGTGCACTTGATGCTGCTCATGGTATTAAAAATAGTACGATTGTTACAACGATGGCTCGTAATGGTGTAGAATTCGGTATTCGTGTAAGTGGTATGGCAGGAAACACTTGGTTTACCGGACCAGCGCAAAAGGTTGTAGGACCAATGTTTGCTGGATACAAACCAGAAGATTCAGGATTGGATATTGGAGATAGTGCAATTACTGAAACTTACGGCATTGGTGGATTTGCAATGGCAACAGCTCCAGCGATTGTTGCACTTGTAGGTGGAACGGTTGATGAGGCAATTGGTTTTTCTACAAAAATGAAAGAAATCACAACAGATGAAAATCCAAATGTCACGATTCCTTTATTGGATTTCATGGGTATTTCAACAGGTATTGATGTAAGAAAAGTAATTCAAACAGGTATCATGCCAGTTATCAATACAGCTATTGCACATAAAGAAGCTGGTATTGGCATGATCGGTGCGGGTATCACTTATCCACCAGTTGAAGCTTTTGAAAAGGCCTTATTAACTTTAAGTGAAAACATCTTATCGTAA
- the arcC gene encoding carbamate kinase, with amino-acid sequence MGNLVIVAIGGNALVRENGRNTTQDQYEAVQETVVNIVDMVQEGYEIVITHGNGPQVGFALQRSEIASEVAGMPTVPLVNNVADTQGGIGYQIQQALTNEFAKRGINKKVATVITQVEVSADDPNFKNPTKPVGSFFSLEQSEEMKKDHPSWVFVEDSGRGYRRVVPSPRPTDIVEKEVIHSLIEDGYVVIAVGGGGIPVVKKDDKTYEGIDAVIDKDFATSLLAEQIQAETLIVTTGVPRVCINFGKPNQKALEKITVEETKQYVLENHFPPGSMLPKIEASLSFLQNNGKRVIITNPESLKEAINEQAGTHIVNA; translated from the coding sequence ATGGGGAATTTAGTGATCGTTGCGATCGGAGGCAATGCTCTAGTTAGAGAAAACGGTCGCAACACAACTCAAGACCAATATGAAGCCGTACAAGAAACGGTTGTAAATATCGTAGACATGGTTCAAGAAGGATATGAAATTGTCATAACTCATGGTAATGGTCCACAAGTTGGATTTGCATTACAAAGATCTGAGATTGCTAGTGAAGTAGCAGGTATGCCGACAGTCCCTCTTGTTAACAACGTGGCAGATACACAAGGTGGTATTGGTTATCAAATACAACAAGCTTTAACAAACGAGTTTGCAAAAAGAGGGATAAACAAGAAAGTAGCGACTGTTATAACTCAAGTTGAAGTTAGCGCTGATGATCCTAATTTCAAAAATCCTACGAAACCTGTTGGCTCATTCTTTTCACTAGAACAGTCTGAAGAAATGAAAAAAGATCACCCAAGTTGGGTTTTTGTGGAAGATTCTGGCCGTGGGTATCGACGAGTTGTTCCATCTCCAAGACCTACTGATATTGTTGAAAAAGAGGTAATCCATTCTTTAATTGAGGATGGTTACGTAGTAATTGCTGTAGGTGGCGGTGGAATTCCTGTCGTGAAAAAGGACGATAAAACGTACGAAGGAATTGACGCAGTAATCGATAAAGATTTTGCTACAAGTCTTTTAGCAGAACAAATTCAAGCGGAGACATTAATTGTCACAACTGGCGTTCCAAGGGTATGTATCAATTTTGGTAAACCAAATCAAAAAGCACTTGAAAAAATTACTGTAGAAGAGACGAAACAGTACGTCCTTGAAAATCATTTTCCTCCAGGAAGTATGCTACCAAAAATTGAGGCTAGTTTAAGTTTCTTACAAAATAATGGAAAACGAGTAATTATAACGAATCCTGAAAGCTTAAAAGAAGCAATCAACGAGCAAGCAGGTACTCATATTGTAAATGCATAA
- a CDS encoding DUF2877 domain-containing protein, which yields MVFAKSGDVDFIQKIKNSNLSGFVHSIFHRTFNFQCLEDGELYTVACNEIDNGPNTLVIDVDCFDRMDLKINDAVYVENQILHIANKLSIQIMNVEQWESKLPLLPNNIERLKDHLAFMKNYIDLHGKSGGIKNTSIFQTSFEKEMSKLLQERTGLLLNDLVNNRMTSALQHAESLIGLGSGLTPSGDDFLVGILTILNTNSGFTNKSFCEEVVKKAKSLTNEISYMAIKKASIGKVRESLIQLIHTLINGTEEDLILSLNKVLNIGSSSGTDIALGLVCGLEAKIKAGGRL from the coding sequence ATGGTATTTGCAAAATCTGGTGATGTTGATTTTATCCAAAAAATAAAAAATTCGAACTTGAGTGGTTTTGTTCACAGTATATTTCATCGGACATTCAATTTTCAATGTTTAGAAGATGGTGAACTGTACACAGTCGCCTGTAATGAAATAGATAACGGGCCGAATACACTTGTGATCGATGTCGATTGTTTTGACAGGATGGATCTAAAAATAAACGACGCGGTATATGTAGAAAATCAAATTCTACACATAGCGAATAAATTATCCATTCAGATTATGAATGTTGAACAATGGGAAAGCAAACTCCCTTTATTACCTAATAATATCGAACGTTTGAAAGATCATCTCGCATTCATGAAGAACTACATCGACCTTCATGGAAAAAGCGGTGGAATAAAGAATACCTCTATATTTCAGACCTCTTTTGAAAAGGAAATGTCGAAACTACTTCAAGAAAGAACGGGTTTACTATTGAATGATTTAGTAAACAACCGGATGACTAGTGCCTTACAGCATGCAGAATCACTAATAGGTCTTGGTTCTGGATTAACTCCATCTGGTGATGATTTTCTAGTTGGAATATTAACCATTTTGAACACGAATTCAGGATTTACCAATAAATCATTTTGTGAAGAAGTGGTTAAGAAAGCGAAAAGCTTAACAAATGAAATAAGCTATATGGCGATAAAAAAGGCATCAATTGGCAAAGTGAGAGAGTCACTTATTCAATTAATTCATACCTTAATAAATGGGACAGAAGAGGACTTGATTCTCTCCTTAAACAAAGTATTAAACATCGGGTCTTCATCCGGAACAGATATAGCCTTAGGACTTGTCTGTGGGTTGGAAGCGAAAATTAAAGCTGGAGGTAGATTATGA